The Streptomyces laurentii region ACGGATACGGGTGAGGCAGGTGAGGGGAAGCGGGGGCGCGCGGCGGGACGCGCGGGGAGGCTCGGGCGCGGGGTGAAGATCCGGCTCGGGCGCGGGCCGGGGCCGAGGTCGGGAGATCCGGCCGGTTCAGGCTTCGGTGAGGGCGCCGTACAGGCCGGGACGGCGGTCGCGCAGATACGGGTTCTCCGCGCGGGAGGCCGCCAGGAACGCGGGGTCGACGTCGCCGAACACCAGCTCCTCGCCCCGGCCCGCGCGGGCCCGGGCGGTGCCGTCGGGCCCGGCGAGCGTGGACAGGCCGACGAACTCGAAGTCGCCCTCGGGGCCGGTCCGGTTGGCGTACGCGAGGTAGAGCTGGTTCTCGAAGGCCCGCACGGGCACGACGGCCTCGGGGACGATCTCGGCCGGGTGCATGAGGGCGGTCGGGACCAGCAGCAGGTCGGTGCCGGCCAGCGCGTGCGCCCGGACGTTCTCGGGGAACTCGACGTCGTAACAGATGATCAGGCCGACCGTCAGGCCGCCGACGACGGCCTGGACGACGCTCGCGTCACCGGGGGTGAACCACCTCCGCTCGCCCTCGCCGAAGAGGTGGGTCTTGCGGTAGTGCGCGAGGGGCGCGCCGTCGGAGCCGAAGAGCTGGGCCGCGTTGTAGAGGACGCCGGGCCGTTCGGGGTCGCGCTCGGGGTAGCCGTAGCCGACGGCCAGCCCGTGGCGGGCGGCGATCGCGGCGACCGCGCGGGCGGACGGGCCGTCGGCGGTCTCGGCCAGCCGGGTCACGGCGTCGCCGATCGCGTAGCCGGTGAGGAAGAGTTCGGGCGCGAGCAGCAGTCCGGCACCGGCCTGGGCCGCGCGGGCCGCGGCCTCGTCGAGGACCGTGAGGTTGGCGGCCACGTCGCCGGGCTCGCCGGAGCTCTGGAGCAGGGCCGTGCGCAGCGCGGGCATGGGCGGTCCTCGCAGGTCGGGGGCAGGGTCGACCGCACGCGAAAGCGCGGGGTCGCCAGGGAGGTTGCCAAGAACGGTACGTTTCCGCGTTCGGCCGCGACAAGGCGCGTCCGTTGCGGACCGACCGCCGAACCGTTGCGCGATCTTCGGCCCTGACGGCGATTCGTTGCGTCGGGCCGGACCGGCCGGCTCCGCCCCT contains the following coding sequences:
- a CDS encoding 5-aminopentanamidase (5-aminopentanamidase [Streptomyces venezuelae ATCC10712];~Predicted amidohydrolase [General function prediction only];~Pseudomonas sp. MCI3434 R-amidase and related proteins (putative class 13 nitrilases); cd07576;~catalytic triad [active];~identified by MetaGeneAnnotator; putative;~putative active site [active];~putative dimer interface [polypeptide binding]) yields the protein MPALRTALLQSSGEPGDVAANLTVLDEAAARAAQAGAGLLLAPELFLTGYAIGDAVTRLAETADGPSARAVAAIAARHGLAVGYGYPERDPERPGVLYNAAQLFGSDGAPLAHYRKTHLFGEGERRWFTPGDASVVQAVVGGLTVGLIICYDVEFPENVRAHALAGTDLLLVPTALMHPAEIVPEAVVPVRAFENQLYLAYANRTGPEGDFEFVGLSTLAGPDGTARARAGRGEELVFGDVDPAFLAASRAENPYLRDRRPGLYGALTEA